One part of the Cyclobacteriaceae bacterium genome encodes these proteins:
- a CDS encoding esterase family protein, whose translation MTAKHHYHLERLTDVHSKLLDRDTVVDIFLPYQFEKAEKPFPLLILNDGQDGEAIALKETLEELTLNKSIKGIVVVAVHAGDRMQEYGVAGHPDFKKRGKKAKDYTRFVMAELIPYIHYRYSISDEVADRAIAGFSMGGLSAVDIAWHHADYFGKAGAFSGSFWWRKRDAKSRLYSDTRDRIMHSVIRKGRHKPGLKFWFQTGLLDETADRNKNGVIDSIDDTLDLIVELTKKGYRPFHDIQYYEMADGEHNLPTWKRAMPEFLKWAFKN comes from the coding sequence TTGACAGCCAAACATCATTATCATTTAGAACGCCTTACGGACGTTCATTCCAAACTTTTAGACCGCGATACAGTAGTCGATATTTTTTTACCTTATCAGTTTGAAAAAGCCGAAAAGCCCTTTCCGTTGCTGATCCTGAACGATGGCCAGGACGGGGAAGCGATAGCCTTGAAAGAAACCCTTGAGGAACTTACACTAAATAAGTCCATAAAGGGCATTGTAGTAGTGGCGGTACATGCCGGTGACCGCATGCAGGAATATGGTGTGGCCGGCCACCCCGATTTTAAAAAGCGGGGAAAGAAAGCCAAGGATTACACCCGCTTTGTGATGGCGGAGTTGATACCCTATATTCATTACCGGTACTCCATTTCCGATGAAGTGGCCGATAGGGCGATAGCCGGATTTTCCATGGGGGGTCTTTCGGCTGTTGATATCGCCTGGCATCATGCCGATTACTTTGGCAAAGCGGGTGCGTTTAGCGGATCATTCTGGTGGCGCAAACGCGATGCAAAGAGCAGGCTGTATTCCGATACCCGCGACAGGATTATGCATAGCGTTATCCGGAAAGGAAGGCATAAGCCGGGGTTAAAATTTTGGTTTCAAACCGGTTTATTGGATGAAACGGCTGATCGGAATAAAAATGGTGTGATTGATTCGATTGATGATACGCTGGACCTGATTGTTGAGCTGACGAAAAAAGGCTACCGCCCTTTTCACGACATCCAATATTATGAGATGGCCGATGGCGAACATAACCTGCCCACCTGGAAACGTGCCATGCCGGAGTTTTTGAAGTGGGCGTTTAAAAATTAA
- a CDS encoding carboxylate-amine ligase — MEKFTLGIEEEYMVIDPVTRELTSHDQRIVDAAQHILKDRVKAEMHQAVVEVGTGICADIQEASADIRGLRKLVCGIAQNMGFRIGAAGTHPFSHWSKQLITPNPRYDEIVNEMQEAARSNLIFGLHVHVGIADKNMAIHIMNTIRYFLPHVYALSCNSPFWEGRNTGFKSFRTKVFDKFPRTGLPDYFADWDEFKNYVNLLIKTGCIDNAKKIWWDVRVHPFFDTIEFRICDVPSRVDETLAIAAVFQALVAKLYKLRKQNMSFIVYTRALINENKWRACRYGIDGKLIDFGKQTEVETRALIMELLEFIDDVVDELGSRDAIRYVYTMLEHGTGADRQLAVFNQTGNLENVVDYIIAETSNC, encoded by the coding sequence ATGGAAAAGTTTACACTTGGCATTGAAGAGGAGTACATGGTGATCGATCCGGTTACCCGCGAACTCACCTCGCACGATCAACGGATTGTTGATGCCGCCCAACACATTTTAAAAGACCGTGTAAAAGCAGAAATGCACCAGGCTGTGGTTGAAGTAGGCACCGGAATTTGTGCCGATATTCAGGAAGCCAGTGCCGATATACGCGGCTTGCGAAAATTGGTATGCGGCATTGCACAAAACATGGGCTTTCGAATTGGTGCTGCCGGTACGCACCCGTTTTCGCATTGGTCGAAACAATTGATTACGCCCAATCCGCGCTACGATGAAATCGTGAACGAGATGCAGGAAGCTGCACGATCAAACCTGATTTTTGGCTTGCATGTGCATGTGGGTATTGCCGATAAAAATATGGCAATACATATCATGAATACCATCCGGTACTTTCTGCCACACGTATATGCCCTGTCGTGCAACAGTCCGTTTTGGGAAGGGCGAAACACCGGCTTTAAATCCTTCCGAACAAAAGTTTTCGATAAGTTCCCCCGCACCGGCTTACCCGATTATTTTGCTGACTGGGATGAGTTTAAAAATTATGTAAACCTGCTGATCAAAACCGGTTGCATCGACAACGCCAAAAAAATCTGGTGGGATGTTCGCGTACATCCCTTTTTCGATACCATTGAATTCCGCATTTGCGATGTGCCCTCACGCGTAGATGAAACATTGGCCATTGCAGCAGTTTTCCAGGCACTGGTAGCTAAACTGTATAAGCTTCGTAAGCAAAACATGAGTTTCATTGTTTATACACGTGCCCTCATAAACGAAAACAAATGGCGCGCCTGCCGCTATGGCATCGATGGTAAACTGATAGACTTTGGCAAACAAACAGAAGTAGAAACACGGGCGCTGATAATGGAACTTCTTGAGTTTATTGATGATGTTGTTGATGAACTTGGAAGCCGGGACGCCATCCGTTATGTTTACACCATGCTTGAGCACGGAACCGGTGCCGATCGGCAACTGGCCGTGTTTAACCAAACCGGTAACCTGGAAAATGTGGTTGACTACATTATTGCTGAAACAAGTAATTGCTGA
- a CDS encoding cation-translocating P-type ATPase, whose protein sequence is MSIQDAAVNFNQHGLKSSEVEDSRIRNGKNVQDQKGETGFLIALKALLVEPMFLLLLAASTIYFITGEIGDGIFMVSAIVLVATISLYQESRSRKALSALRTLTRPHCKVIRDGAVMEIRSEEIVLGDIMMVEEGSMIPADGSIVQSNDFFVNESLLTGETFPVQKDEQDNQVYQGTLVTGGLAICRVTAIGNKTRLGKIGKSIEAIEEEDTPLQIQIRNFVKKMAMAGLIVFLIVWAINFTMSHDPLDSLLKALTLAMSILPEEIPVAFATFMALGAWRMMKMGVLAKQTKTVETLGSATVICTDKTGTITENQMKLAKVFVMANQKIAEPPVFDEAAQELVRMGMWASEPIPFDPMEIALHEVYQKHTKEDERPYFRFVHEYPLSGKPPMMTHVFQNEQGQRIIAAKGAPEALLAVSLLSQQEKQVIEEAVRKLSLEGFRVLGVGETHMDGNDFPEQQQHYKFNFKGLLAFYDPPKKNIAGVFDAFYKAGIDVKILTGDNAETTATIARQVNFKGAENSLTGDELVTMDEEELKHKVKDTHVFTRMFPEAKLRILNALKANGEVVAMTGDGVNDGPALKAAHIGIAMGKKGSEIAKQSASLILIDDDLARMVDAVAMGRKIYANLKKAIQYIISIHIPIILTVLMPLVLGWIYPNIFSPVHVIFLELIMGPTCSIIYENEPQEKNTMIQKPRPFTDNFFNWRELSTSIVQGLVITLGILITYQFAVYQGASEATTRTMVFSSLISANVFLTLVNRSFYYSILTTAGYKNNLVPLIIILTLMLSGLILYVPPLTSFFEFERLAVQQILFSITVGFLSVIWFEALKWRKRKKNHTLNLPA, encoded by the coding sequence GGCGAAACAGGATTTTTGATTGCCCTTAAAGCACTGTTGGTTGAACCCATGTTTTTGCTGTTGCTGGCCGCATCAACTATTTATTTTATCACCGGTGAAATTGGTGATGGGATTTTTATGGTGTCGGCCATTGTTTTGGTTGCAACAATTTCGCTTTACCAGGAATCCAGAAGCCGCAAAGCATTATCGGCCCTTCGCACGCTTACCCGGCCTCATTGCAAAGTAATCCGCGATGGAGCGGTGATGGAAATTCGTAGTGAAGAGATTGTGCTGGGTGATATTATGATGGTGGAGGAGGGAAGCATGATTCCTGCTGATGGCAGTATTGTTCAGTCGAACGATTTTTTTGTTAACGAATCACTTTTAACGGGTGAAACGTTTCCCGTTCAAAAGGATGAGCAGGATAACCAGGTTTATCAGGGAACACTTGTAACGGGTGGTTTAGCCATTTGCCGGGTAACGGCTATTGGTAATAAAACGCGCTTGGGAAAAATTGGAAAGAGTATTGAAGCAATTGAAGAAGAGGATACTCCGTTGCAGATTCAGATTCGGAATTTTGTGAAGAAGATGGCCATGGCAGGCCTGATCGTTTTCCTGATCGTTTGGGCTATTAACTTCACGATGTCACACGACCCGCTGGATAGTTTACTAAAGGCACTTACGTTGGCGATGAGCATTCTGCCAGAAGAAATTCCGGTGGCCTTTGCAACCTTCATGGCCTTAGGCGCCTGGCGTATGATGAAAATGGGTGTATTAGCCAAACAAACAAAAACAGTAGAAACCCTGGGTAGCGCAACGGTAATCTGTACGGATAAAACCGGAACGATTACAGAAAACCAGATGAAACTCGCCAAAGTGTTTGTGATGGCGAACCAAAAAATAGCCGAGCCACCAGTGTTTGATGAAGCGGCACAAGAACTTGTTCGGATGGGGATGTGGGCCAGTGAACCTATTCCCTTCGATCCCATGGAAATTGCCTTACATGAGGTTTATCAAAAGCATACAAAAGAAGATGAGCGCCCATATTTCCGGTTTGTGCATGAGTACCCGCTAAGCGGAAAACCACCGATGATGACGCATGTATTTCAAAATGAACAAGGCCAACGAATAATTGCCGCTAAAGGCGCACCGGAAGCTCTACTAGCGGTGTCATTATTATCGCAGCAGGAAAAACAGGTAATTGAAGAAGCTGTGCGTAAACTTTCATTGGAAGGCTTCAGGGTACTGGGCGTAGGCGAAACCCATATGGATGGCAACGATTTTCCGGAGCAGCAGCAGCATTATAAATTCAACTTCAAGGGGTTGTTGGCTTTTTACGATCCGCCCAAAAAGAATATTGCCGGTGTATTTGATGCTTTTTATAAAGCCGGCATTGATGTAAAAATTTTAACCGGTGACAATGCCGAAACTACGGCCACTATTGCCCGTCAGGTAAATTTTAAAGGAGCTGAAAATAGTTTAACAGGTGATGAGTTGGTAACCATGGATGAGGAGGAGTTGAAACATAAGGTTAAAGACACTCATGTTTTTACACGTATGTTTCCGGAAGCGAAGCTAAGGATACTTAATGCATTGAAAGCAAATGGTGAGGTGGTGGCCATGACTGGCGATGGTGTGAATGATGGCCCGGCTTTGAAAGCTGCACATATTGGAATTGCTATGGGAAAGAAAGGATCGGAAATTGCTAAACAATCAGCATCCCTTATTCTTATCGATGATGATTTGGCCAGAATGGTTGATGCAGTAGCCATGGGGCGTAAGATTTATGCTAACCTCAAAAAAGCCATTCAGTATATTATTTCAATTCACATTCCTATAATATTAACAGTACTCATGCCATTGGTATTGGGCTGGATTTATCCAAACATATTCTCTCCGGTACATGTCATTTTTCTGGAATTGATTATGGGTCCAACCTGCTCCATCATTTACGAGAACGAGCCGCAGGAAAAGAATACGATGATTCAAAAACCAAGACCGTTTACTGACAACTTTTTTAACTGGCGTGAACTGAGTACCAGTATCGTTCAGGGGCTGGTGATTACACTGGGCATTCTTATCACCTATCAATTTGCCGTATATCAAGGTGCCAGCGAGGCCACTACCCGCACGATGGTGTTCTCTTCCCTTATTTCAGCTAATGTTTTTTTAACATTAGTTAACCGCTCATTTTATTACTCTATTCTCACCACCGCAGGTTATAAAAATAATCTTGTTCCATTGATCATCATATTAACCCTTATGCTATCCGGATTGATATTATATGTTCCGCCACTTACCAGTTTTTTTGAGTTTGAAAGGCTGGCCGTACAGCAGATACTTTTTAGTATAACCGTGGGCTTTCTATCCGTTATCTGGTTCGAGGCGTTGAAGTGGCGAAAACGAAAGAAAAATCATACCCTGAATTTACCAGCTTGA
- the aroC gene encoding chorismate synthase, with product MNSYGKLFRITTFGESHGPAIGVVVDGCPAGLEIDESFIQAELNRRKPGQSKITTQRKEDDTFKILSGVFQGKTTGAPIAIVIENQDQRSKDYSHLENTFRPSHADYTYETKYGIRDYRGGGRSSARETAARVAAGAIAKQLLKNHSIEINAYVSQVGDVQSPSYTQLDLSKTEDNIVRCPHPATAEKMIALIDQIRLNRDTIGGVVTCVIKNTPVGLGEPVFDKLHAELGKAMLSINAVKGFEYGSGFEGTKLTGSQHNDEFVNEGGKIKTKGNHSGGIQGGISNGEDIYFKVAFKPVATIMQDQQSVDKEGNEVTVSGKGRHDPCVVPRAVPIVEAMAALVLADFLLRAKISRL from the coding sequence ATGAACAGCTACGGAAAACTTTTTCGGATAACCACCTTTGGCGAATCACATGGTCCGGCTATTGGCGTGGTCGTTGATGGTTGTCCGGCCGGACTTGAAATAGATGAATCTTTTATCCAAGCCGAACTGAATCGTAGAAAACCTGGCCAATCGAAAATAACTACCCAACGCAAGGAAGACGACACTTTTAAAATACTAAGCGGAGTGTTTCAGGGAAAAACAACCGGTGCGCCTATTGCCATTGTTATTGAAAACCAGGATCAGCGAAGCAAAGATTACAGTCATTTGGAAAATACGTTTCGTCCCTCCCATGCCGACTATACCTATGAAACCAAGTACGGTATTCGTGATTACCGTGGTGGCGGAAGAAGTTCAGCCCGTGAAACGGCTGCCCGTGTAGCCGCTGGGGCGATTGCCAAACAGTTGTTGAAAAATCATTCCATCGAAATAAATGCTTATGTGTCGCAGGTAGGGGATGTTCAATCACCTTCTTACACACAACTGGATCTTTCAAAAACCGAAGACAATATTGTTCGATGTCCACATCCGGCTACAGCCGAGAAAATGATTGCGTTGATTGATCAAATTCGCCTAAACCGCGATACTATTGGTGGTGTGGTAACCTGTGTGATAAAAAATACACCCGTGGGTTTAGGTGAACCGGTGTTTGATAAACTTCATGCCGAACTCGGAAAAGCCATGCTCAGCATAAATGCGGTTAAAGGTTTTGAATACGGCAGTGGCTTTGAAGGAACAAAACTCACGGGCTCGCAGCATAATGATGAGTTTGTAAATGAGGGTGGAAAAATAAAAACTAAGGGCAATCACTCAGGCGGTATCCAAGGCGGCATCAGTAATGGAGAAGATATCTATTTCAAGGTGGCCTTTAAACCCGTGGCCACCATTATGCAGGACCAGCAAAGTGTAGATAAAGAAGGAAATGAAGTTACCGTAAGCGGAAAGGGGAGACACGATCCGTGTGTGGTCCCGCGTGCAGTGCCCATTGTTGAAGCCATGGCTGCCCTGGTGCTGGCCGATTTCTTACTTCGCGCAAAAATTTCGCGGCTATAA
- a CDS encoding esterase family protein, which produces MPHEHFHKWYSPNLGREIGTLAFGTRGYPVILFPTSMGSYYENKDFKLIDSVAWFLDEGLVKIYCPDGIDSMSWYNKNIHPADRVKNHIWYDQFLLHELVPLMQHETGVHRVATAGCSFGGYHATNFAFRHPEVVKYVFNMGAAFDIKDQLDGYYDDNAYFNNPPDFIPNAQNHHFHDMFVVLGTGTHDMCWNANEKMAEVLRNKGINHWLDVRHNHPHDWPSWREMFPHYLSLIK; this is translated from the coding sequence ATGCCCCACGAACATTTCCACAAATGGTATAGCCCCAACCTGGGAAGAGAAATTGGTACACTGGCCTTTGGCACACGTGGATACCCCGTCATACTGTTCCCAACCTCTATGGGTAGCTATTACGAAAACAAAGATTTTAAACTAATTGATAGTGTTGCGTGGTTTCTGGATGAAGGGTTAGTAAAAATTTATTGTCCGGATGGAATTGATTCGATGAGTTGGTATAACAAAAACATCCATCCGGCCGACCGGGTGAAGAACCACATCTGGTACGATCAGTTTCTGCTGCACGAATTAGTACCGTTGATGCAGCACGAAACAGGCGTACACCGGGTGGCTACGGCCGGTTGTAGTTTTGGAGGTTACCATGCTACCAATTTTGCTTTTCGCCACCCGGAAGTGGTGAAATACGTATTCAACATGGGGGCAGCCTTTGACATTAAAGATCAGCTGGATGGGTACTACGATGACAATGCTTATTTCAACAACCCCCCGGATTTTATTCCCAACGCCCAAAACCATCACTTCCACGATATGTTTGTAGTGTTGGGTACCGGCACACACGATATGTGCTGGAACGCAAACGAAAAAATGGCTGAGGTATTACGCAACAAAGGCATTAACCACTGGCTGGATGTTCGTCACAACCATCCGCATGACTGGCCCTCCTGGCGCGAAATGTTTCCGCATTACCTTTCCTTGATCAAATAA
- a CDS encoding TPM domain-containing protein, which yields MKHVYLIWMLLVIPLATQAQSYTVETVPNTKLVNNSYVSDPSRILNDSTVARINQLLGNLEKTATAQVAVVMLPSIGNENLFDFAQRLFVYWGIGRAGKDNGLLILFVMDQRNIRFHTGKGLEGVLPDVTCKRIQQRFMVPYFKEGDYNTGMLNGINATVSILSKPEAIEEIFARDSSQDHYAYLALAGLYAVVAMVFFLIVTLNGKFKPSPDYPKVTITRLYWLLLYLVLPLLLLFTAYNLKWSLGLFMVVLYSLIVFWFAERFVRVSSIGKKFVNHGQQQDAYNFMNKQKWYWLLAAIFFPIPMILVYQLLRRKRNSFRNHPRLCRKCGTQTVKLSEAQEDEFLKDGQITEEKIGTIDYDVWKCNTCGSVETLRYPNKKSKFTHCPKCGFMTYHFGARRTIESASYTSDGYGEEERTCMHCGHHHLDKFIIPMLVVSSSSGSDSSSSSSSDSGGSWGGGDSGGGGASSSW from the coding sequence ATGAAACATGTTTATCTAATATGGATGTTGCTGGTAATCCCACTGGCAACACAGGCACAGTCATACACAGTAGAAACGGTGCCCAACACCAAATTGGTTAACAACAGTTATGTAAGCGATCCTTCGCGAATTCTGAATGACAGCACAGTGGCGCGTATTAATCAGTTGCTTGGTAATTTAGAGAAGACCGCTACAGCTCAGGTTGCCGTGGTTATGCTGCCATCCATTGGCAATGAAAATCTTTTTGATTTTGCGCAACGATTATTCGTCTATTGGGGTATTGGCCGTGCCGGTAAAGACAATGGTTTGTTGATTCTTTTTGTTATGGATCAACGAAACATTCGATTTCATACGGGTAAGGGATTAGAGGGTGTATTGCCTGACGTTACTTGCAAGCGTATTCAGCAGCGGTTTATGGTACCCTACTTCAAAGAAGGTGACTATAACACTGGGATGTTAAACGGAATTAATGCTACTGTTTCAATCCTGTCGAAACCTGAAGCAATTGAAGAAATATTTGCACGCGATTCATCACAAGATCACTACGCTTACCTAGCACTTGCCGGGTTATATGCTGTTGTTGCCATGGTGTTTTTTCTGATCGTCACCTTAAACGGAAAATTCAAACCATCACCGGATTATCCTAAGGTTACCATAACCAGATTGTATTGGCTGCTTCTCTATCTTGTTTTGCCATTATTGCTGCTTTTCACTGCATACAATCTAAAATGGTCGCTCGGCTTATTCATGGTGGTGCTTTACAGCCTTATTGTTTTTTGGTTTGCCGAACGGTTTGTCCGGGTTTCTTCTATAGGAAAGAAATTTGTGAACCACGGTCAGCAGCAGGATGCCTACAACTTCATGAATAAACAGAAATGGTATTGGTTACTAGCGGCTATATTTTTTCCGATCCCCATGATTTTGGTTTATCAACTTCTTCGAAGAAAGAGGAACAGTTTCAGGAACCACCCGCGCTTATGCAGGAAATGCGGAACACAAACCGTTAAACTTTCGGAAGCGCAGGAAGATGAATTTTTAAAAGACGGACAAATAACCGAGGAAAAAATCGGCACGATTGATTATGATGTATGGAAGTGCAACACCTGCGGATCCGTTGAAACACTACGTTACCCGAATAAGAAATCAAAATTCACGCATTGTCCTAAATGTGGTTTCATGACATATCACTTTGGCGCCAGGCGAACCATTGAAAGTGCTTCATACACTTCAGATGGCTATGGTGAAGAAGAACGCACATGCATGCATTGTGGTCATCATCATTTGGATAAATTTATCATTCCCATGCTGGTTGTATCTTCTTCATCCGGCAGCGACAGCAGTTCCTCGTCCTCAAGCGATAGTGGTGGCAGTTGGGGCGGTGGCGATTCGGGTGGAGGTGGTGCCAGTTCAAGCTGGTAA
- a CDS encoding GMP synthase yields the protein MPNEGMRGIRQLIQEFTADSHLPVTFDVFDVRLQCEVPGTDYDIYISSGGPGSPLDSKGSLWERKYFALMDALHEHNARHPQEKKHVLLICHSFQLYCRHYGYAKVSKRKSTSFGVMPVHKTDAGMHEPLFRSLNDPLWAVDSRDYQITEPDVDKIEQRGGALLAIEKYRPHVHFDRAVMAIRFDEAFIGTQFHPEADAPGMRMYLLREDKKELVIQKHGEKKYWDMLDHLGDPDKIMATYHAVVPRFLMMGLQTQLSSVLS from the coding sequence ATGCCCAACGAAGGCATGCGCGGCATCCGACAACTCATTCAGGAATTCACGGCAGACTCCCATCTTCCAGTCACGTTTGATGTATTTGATGTGCGGTTACAATGCGAAGTGCCTGGAACGGATTATGACATTTATATCAGCAGTGGCGGACCAGGAAGTCCGTTGGATAGTAAGGGCTCACTTTGGGAGCGTAAATACTTTGCCTTAATGGATGCACTGCACGAGCACAATGCCCGACATCCGCAGGAAAAAAAACATGTGTTGCTCATCTGCCATTCCTTTCAACTCTATTGCCGGCATTACGGTTATGCCAAAGTAAGCAAGCGAAAAAGCACTTCCTTTGGGGTAATGCCCGTGCATAAAACGGATGCCGGTATGCATGAACCCCTTTTCAGGAGCCTGAACGATCCGCTATGGGCCGTTGACTCGCGTGACTATCAGATTACCGAACCCGATGTTGATAAAATTGAACAACGCGGGGGGGCATTGTTGGCCATTGAAAAGTATCGTCCGCATGTCCATTTCGACAGGGCCGTAATGGCCATACGCTTTGATGAAGCCTTTATTGGCACACAGTTCCATCCCGAAGCCGATGCTCCCGGCATGCGCATGTACCTGCTTCGCGAAGACAAGAAAGAACTGGTTATTCAAAAACACGGTGAGAAAAAATACTGGGACATGCTTGACCACTTGGGTGACCCGGACAAAATTATGGCCACGTACCATGCCGTAGTTCCACGCTTTTTAATGATGGGCCTTCAAACACAGTTATCTTCTGTTTTATCATGA
- a CDS encoding BatD family protein, translating into MRPDFSINVLFTLLLTSLAATFASGQGIQITLGPDEIGQNQGWTITVSIQNDRLRSIDNFPDIEGFTKGGQSTSSQTSFINGQTSSSQSIIMNYIPKRQGVITVPPFKMKVNDQVISSEGKKVTVGAPVTQPRQYDPFRSFFERDNTYGAPPTEYIDIKEDAFLALTTGKDEVYAGEGFNAVLAFYVAEDNKAPLYWHQISKQLSEILKKIKPANCWEENFSIENIEGERVNVNGKMYTRYKMYQANFYPLNTEPVTFPSVPLEMLKYKVAKNPSFFGQNRQEDFKTFYSKPKTVKVKELPPHPLSKQVAVGDYRLEEKISSTALETGKSFSYDFIIYGEGNISSIEKPAVKNTANFDFYEPNVRQNIRRENNRVTGSKTFSYFIIPKEPGEFKLGDDFKWVFFNPTKKAYDTLMAKAAVVVQGESLKNEVIESVDAGSFYDQINFADNTLRSVSNGGWMKIVLNIFILVMLAGSAYLVFKK; encoded by the coding sequence ATGAGGCCGGATTTTTCGATAAACGTTCTTTTCACGCTTTTACTAACCAGTTTAGCCGCAACGTTCGCTAGCGGACAAGGCATCCAAATTACCCTTGGTCCCGATGAAATCGGGCAGAATCAGGGTTGGACGATAACGGTAAGCATTCAAAACGACCGTTTAAGAAGCATCGATAACTTCCCCGATATTGAAGGTTTTACCAAAGGCGGCCAGTCAACCTCATCGCAAACCAGTTTCATCAATGGTCAAACCTCCTCCTCGCAAAGCATCATCATGAACTACATCCCCAAACGCCAGGGTGTTATTACGGTGCCCCCATTTAAAATGAAGGTTAACGATCAGGTAATTTCATCCGAAGGGAAAAAAGTAACAGTAGGCGCACCGGTAACACAGCCACGGCAATACGATCCTTTCAGGAGTTTCTTTGAGCGCGACAATACTTATGGTGCCCCGCCAACAGAATATATCGATATTAAGGAAGATGCCTTTTTGGCATTGACCACCGGTAAAGATGAAGTTTATGCAGGCGAAGGTTTTAATGCCGTGCTCGCCTTTTATGTAGCCGAGGACAACAAGGCTCCCCTTTACTGGCACCAAATCAGCAAACAACTTTCAGAAATTTTAAAAAAGATAAAACCTGCAAACTGTTGGGAAGAAAACTTTAGCATTGAAAATATTGAAGGCGAACGGGTAAACGTGAATGGTAAAATGTATACCCGGTATAAGATGTACCAGGCAAATTTTTACCCTTTAAATACAGAGCCTGTTACGTTTCCCAGTGTGCCCTTGGAAATGTTGAAATATAAAGTGGCAAAAAATCCTTCCTTCTTTGGTCAGAACCGGCAAGAAGATTTCAAAACATTTTATTCCAAACCCAAAACAGTTAAGGTTAAAGAACTGCCGCCACACCCGCTAAGCAAGCAGGTAGCCGTGGGCGATTATCGGTTGGAGGAAAAAATAAGTTCAACCGCGCTGGAAACCGGAAAAAGCTTTTCATACGATTTTATTATCTACGGTGAAGGAAACATATCATCCATTGAAAAACCTGCTGTAAAGAATACGGCTAACTTTGATTTTTACGAGCCCAACGTAAGGCAGAACATCAGGCGCGAAAACAACCGCGTTACCGGCAGCAAAACATTCAGCTACTTTATTATCCCAAAAGAACCAGGGGAATTTAAGTTAGGTGATGATTTTAAGTGGGTGTTCTTCAATCCGACAAAAAAAGCATATGACACACTGATGGCCAAAGCAGCAGTAGTAGTGCAGGGAGAAAGTTTGAAGAACGAAGTAATTGAATCGGTGGATGCAGGTTCCTTCTATGATCAGATCAACTTTGCAGACAATACGTTGAGAAGTGTATCCAATGGCGGGTGGATGAAAATCGTTCTGAACATTTTTATTTTGGTGATGTTGGCCGGATCGGCTTATCTTGTGTTCAAGAAGTAA